The Myotis daubentonii chromosome 9, mMyoDau2.1, whole genome shotgun sequence genome has a segment encoding these proteins:
- the LOC132241616 gene encoding insulin-like, which translates to MAPWTRLLPLLALLALWAPAPAPAQDGDKHLCGEDLVDTLSMVCGDRGFYNPTERRELPNTQGGAVGTGAGGPQALALEEILQKRGIVEECCFGICSLYQLERYCN; encoded by the exons ATGGCCCCGTGGAcgcgcctcctgcccctgctcgCCCTGCTGGCCCTCTGGGcgcccgccccagcccccgcTCAGGATGGGGACAAGCACCTGTGCGGCGAGGATCTGGTGGATACGCTGTCCATGGTGTGCGGAGATCGGGGCTTCTACAATCCCACGGAACGCCGGGAGCTGCCCAACACGCAGG GGGGGGCGGTGGGGACGGGCGCGGGCGGCccgcaggccctggccctggaggaGATCCTGCAGAAGCGCGGCATCGTGGAGGAGTGCTGCTTCGGCATCTGCTCGCTCTACCAGCTGGAGAGATACTGCAACTAG
- the LOC132241979 gene encoding insulin-like, whose protein sequence is MALGTRLLPLLALLALWAPAPAQSEVEHLCGEDLVDMVTMMCGDRGFSNPTVPMDLPYPHGVLGRISLEELLQKSGLVEECCIKVCFLYELERYCY, encoded by the exons ATGGCCCTGGGGAcgcgcctcctgcccctgctcgCCCTGCTGGCCCTCTGGGCGCCCGCCCCTGCGCAGTCTGAGGTCGAGCACCTGTGCGGCGAGGATCTGGTGGATATGGTGACCATGATGTGCGGAGATCGGGGCTTCAGCAATCCCACGGTCCCCATGGATCTGCCCTACCCACATG GCGTCCTGGGCCGCATCTCCCTGGAGGAGCTCCTGCAGAAAAGCGGCCTGGTGGAGGAGTGCTGCATCAAGGTCTGCTTTTTGTATGAGTTGGAGAGATACTGCTACTAG
- the LOC132241978 gene encoding insulin-like, producing the protein MALWTRLLPLLALLALWAPAPAQSEVEHLCGEDLVDMVTMMCGDRGFSNPTVPMDLPYPHGVLRRISLEELLQKSGLVEECCIKVCFLYELERYCY; encoded by the exons ATGGCCCTGTGGAcgcgcctcctgcccctgctcgCCCTGCTGGCCCTCTGGGCGCCCGCCCCTGCGCAGTCTGAGGTCGAGCACCTGTGCGGCGAGGATCTGGTGGATATGGTGACCATGATGTGCGGAGATCGGGGCTTCAGCAATCCCACGGTCCCCATGGATCTGCCCTACCCACATG GCGTCCTGCGCCGCATCTCCCTGGAGGAGCTCCTGCAGAAAAGCGGCCTCGTGGAGGAGTGCTGCATCAAGGTCTGCTTTTTGTATGAGTTGGAGAGATACTGCTACTAG
- the LOC132242352 gene encoding insulin-like, with product MAPWTRLLPLLALLALWAPAPAPAQDGDKHLCGEDLVDTLSMVCGDRGFYNPTERRELPNTQGGAVGTGAGGPQALALEEILQKRGIVEECCFGICSLYQLERYCN from the exons ATGGCCCCGTGGAcgcgcctcctgcccctgctcgCCCTGCTGGCCCTCTGGGcgcccgccccagcccccgcTCAGGATGGGGACAAGCACCTGTGCGGCGAGGATCTGGTGGATACGCTGTCCATGGTGTGTGGAGATCGGGGCTTCTACAATCCCACGGAACGCCGGGAGCTGCCCAACACGCAGG GGGGGGCGGTGGGGACGGGCGCGGGCGGCccgcaggccctggccctggaggaGATCCTGCAGAAGCGCGGCATCGTGGAGGAGTGCTGCTTCGGCATCTGCTCGCTCTACCAGCTGGAGAGATACTGCAACTAG